A single Lynx canadensis isolate LIC74 chromosome D2, mLynCan4.pri.v2, whole genome shotgun sequence DNA region contains:
- the LOC115527634 gene encoding zinc finger protein 260-like isoform X2 — protein MLENYSHLVAVGCCVPKPDVIFRLEQGQQPWLVEEESLDQIWPEVCRVDNQLEQNQEIQHRHFWQAPFINNKTLTVHRGNVLGNIFNFSTDSIPSIKIPCKCDSCGMNLKCISELIINKKNYLSKKPDDLNPCGKLFLHSNPEKTQMGEKPCEFIQNQKYVSRNEDFIPYQKIKNVQQCLIQRNKEYEEYGKEFHEKALVPYNQACIGESPREHNEFDKTFCNNATLVVCKIAQRMENLHEFNEYGKTFEKSSLLKPRVHLKVKGYEYIDRVVSFNRRSDFPDTGDRVFEYNNLGEPFWEKSVLNITPRTHVGDKVHECNECGKAFCKKSKLTKHQKIHPREKPYECKECGKCFSRKSLLTLHQRIHTGEKPYECKACGKCFSRSSHLIIHQRTHTGEKPYECKECGKCFYHKSYLTVHQRIHTGEKPYECNQCGKTFISNSVLTIHQKTHTGEKPYECHQCGKFFSRNSYLTVHLRTHTGEKPYECELCGKTFCHKSDVTKHEKTHIGGKPYGCNQCGKTFSRNSGLKVHQRTHTKEKPYECNECGKSFSEKSVLTVHQRIHTGEKPYKCNECGKTFYNKSDLTKHHRTHTGEKPYECKECGKFFSRNSYLTVHQRSHTGEKPYVCKKCGKTFYLKPDYIVHKRTHRGEKSYHCNQCGKTFTCSSVLRSHQRTHTGEKPYECNECGKSFSEKSVLTVHQRIHTGEKPYKCNECGKSFYHKSDLTKHQRTHTGEKPYECKHCGKTFSCNSGLKVHQRRHVREKPYECIECEVTAKKSVITVHPRLHTEEEN, from the exons atgctggagaactacaGCCACCTTGTCGCAGTGG GGTGCTGCGTCCCTAAACCAGACGTGATCTTCAGGCTGGAACAAGGACAGCAGCCATGGCTCGTAGAGGAAGAGTCCCTAGACCAGATCTGGCCAG aAGTCTGCAGAGTTGATAACCAACTAGAACAGAATCAAGAAATCCAGCACAGACATTTCTGGCAGGCTCCATTTatcaacaacaaaacactgaCTGTACACAGAGGTAATGtattaggaaacatttttaatttcagcacaGACAGCATTCCTTCCATAAAAATACCCTGTAAATGTGACTCATGTGGTATgaatttgaaatgtatttcagaattaattattaataagaaaaactaTTTAAGTAAGAAGCCTGATGACCTCAATCCATGTGGGAAATTGTTCCTTCATAGTAACCCTGAAAAAACTCAAATGGGGGAGAAACCTTGTGAATTCATTCAGAATCAAAAATATGTAAGTCGTAATGAAGATTTCATTCcatatcagaaaattaaaaatgtacaacaATGCTTAATTCAAAGGAATAAGGAATATGAGGAATACGGGAAAGAGTTCCATGAGAAGGCACTTGTCCCATATAACCAAGCTTGTATAGGAGAGAGTCCTCGTGAACATAATGAATTTGATAAAACGTTCTGTAATAATGCAACCCTCGTAGTCTGTAAGATAGCACAAAGAATGGAAAATCTTCATGAGTTTAATGAATACGGTAAAACATTTGAGAAGTCCTCCCTCTTGAAACCTAGAGTTCATTTAAAGGTGAAGGGTTATGAGTACATTGATAGAGTGGTTAGTTTCAATAGGAGATCAGACTTCCCTGACACAGGAGATAGAGTATTTGAATATAACAACTTGGGAGAACCTTTCTGGGAGAAGTCCGTTCTTAATATAACTCCAAGAACACACGTAGGAGACAAAGTCCATGAATGTAACGAATGTGGAAAAGCATTCTGCAAAAAGTCAAAACTCACCAAACACCAGAAAATACATCCAAGAGAGAAACcatatgaatgtaaggaatgtgggaaatgcTTCTCTCGGAAATCCCTCCTCACTTTACATCAGAGAatccacacaggagagaaaccctacgAATGTAAGGCCTGTGGGAAATGCTTCTCTAGGAGTTCACACCTCATAATTCATCAGAGgactcacacaggagagaagccctatgaatgtaaggaatgtgggaagtgTTTCTACCATAAGTCCTATCTCACAGTACACCAGAGGATTCACACAGGGGAGAAGCCCTATGAATGTAACCAATGTGGAAAAACCTTCATAAGCAACTCAGTCCTCACAATAcatcagaaaacacacacaggcGAGAAACCCTATGAGTGTCATCAGTGTGGGAAATTCTTCTCCAGAAACTCGTACCTTACAGTACATCTGAGAACTCACACAGGGGAGAAGCCCTACGAATGTGAGCTCTGTGGGAAAACCTTCTGTCACAAGTCAGATGTCACGAAACATGAGAAAACTCACATAGGGGGAAAACCCTATGGATGTAATCAGTGCGGGAAAACCTTTAGTCGTAACTCGGGCCTAAAAGTTCATCAGAGAACTCACACAAaggagaaaccctatgaatgtaacgAGTGTGGGAAATCCTTTTCTGAGAAATCAGTTCTCACAGTACATCAGAGGATACACACAGGCGAGAAACCTTACaagtgtaatgaatgtgggaaaacctTCTACAATAAATCGGACCTCACTAAACACCACAGAACTCACACAggtgagaaaccctatgaatgtaaggaatgtgggaaattcTTCTCTAGGAATTCATACCTTACAGTACACCAGAGAAGTCATACAGGGGAGAAACCCTATGTATGCAAAAAATGTGGGAAAACTTTCTACCTTAAGCCAGACTATATAGTACATAAGAGAACACACAGAGGGGAGAAATCCTATCACTGTAATCAGTGTGGGAAGACTTTCACTTGCAGTTCAGTCCTCAGATCACATCAGAGGACTCACACAGGTGAGAAGCCCTATGAATGTAACGAGTGTGGGAAATCATTTTCAGAGAAATCTGTTCTCACTGTACATCAGAGGATACACACAGGGGAGAAACCTTATAAGTGTAACGAATGTGGGAAGTCCTTCTATCATAAGTCAGATCTCACTAAGCATCAGagaacacacacaggagagaaaccctatgagtgTAAGCATTGTGGGAAAACCTTCAGTTGCAACTCAGGCCTCAAAGTACATCAGAGAAGACACGTaagagagaaaccctatgaatgtattGAGTGCGAGGTAACTGCCAAGAAATCAGTTATCACAGTACATCCAAGGTtacacacagaggaagaaaactaG
- the LOC115527634 gene encoding zinc finger protein 345-like isoform X1 has protein sequence MKKSYGSLSFEDVTVGFSQEEWQHLDPAQRTLYRDVMLENYSHLVAVGCCVPKPDVIFRLEQGQQPWLVEEESLDQIWPGELVCVKRMDTRWHEVCRVDNQLEQNQEIQHRHFWQAPFINNKTLTVHRGNVLGNIFNFSTDSIPSIKIPCKCDSCGMNLKCISELIINKKNYLSKKPDDLNPCGKLFLHSNPEKTQMGEKPCEFIQNQKYVSRNEDFIPYQKIKNVQQCLIQRNKEYEEYGKEFHEKALVPYNQACIGESPREHNEFDKTFCNNATLVVCKIAQRMENLHEFNEYGKTFEKSSLLKPRVHLKVKGYEYIDRVVSFNRRSDFPDTGDRVFEYNNLGEPFWEKSVLNITPRTHVGDKVHECNECGKAFCKKSKLTKHQKIHPREKPYECKECGKCFSRKSLLTLHQRIHTGEKPYECKACGKCFSRSSHLIIHQRTHTGEKPYECKECGKCFYHKSYLTVHQRIHTGEKPYECNQCGKTFISNSVLTIHQKTHTGEKPYECHQCGKFFSRNSYLTVHLRTHTGEKPYECELCGKTFCHKSDVTKHEKTHIGGKPYGCNQCGKTFSRNSGLKVHQRTHTKEKPYECNECGKSFSEKSVLTVHQRIHTGEKPYKCNECGKTFYNKSDLTKHHRTHTGEKPYECKECGKFFSRNSYLTVHQRSHTGEKPYVCKKCGKTFYLKPDYIVHKRTHRGEKSYHCNQCGKTFTCSSVLRSHQRTHTGEKPYECNECGKSFSEKSVLTVHQRIHTGEKPYKCNECGKSFYHKSDLTKHQRTHTGEKPYECKHCGKTFSCNSGLKVHQRRHVREKPYECIECEVTAKKSVITVHPRLHTEEEN, from the exons GGATCCTTATCATTTGAGGATGTGACTGTGGGCTTCTCCCAGGAAGAGTGGCAGCACCTGGACCCTGCCCAGAGGACCCTGTACAGGgacgtgatgctggagaactacaGCCACCTTGTCGCAGTGG GGTGCTGCGTCCCTAAACCAGACGTGATCTTCAGGCTGGAACAAGGACAGCAGCCATGGCTCGTAGAGGAAGAGTCCCTAGACCAGATCTGGCCAGGTGAGTTAGTATGTGTTAAACGGATGGACACCCGATGGCATG aAGTCTGCAGAGTTGATAACCAACTAGAACAGAATCAAGAAATCCAGCACAGACATTTCTGGCAGGCTCCATTTatcaacaacaaaacactgaCTGTACACAGAGGTAATGtattaggaaacatttttaatttcagcacaGACAGCATTCCTTCCATAAAAATACCCTGTAAATGTGACTCATGTGGTATgaatttgaaatgtatttcagaattaattattaataagaaaaactaTTTAAGTAAGAAGCCTGATGACCTCAATCCATGTGGGAAATTGTTCCTTCATAGTAACCCTGAAAAAACTCAAATGGGGGAGAAACCTTGTGAATTCATTCAGAATCAAAAATATGTAAGTCGTAATGAAGATTTCATTCcatatcagaaaattaaaaatgtacaacaATGCTTAATTCAAAGGAATAAGGAATATGAGGAATACGGGAAAGAGTTCCATGAGAAGGCACTTGTCCCATATAACCAAGCTTGTATAGGAGAGAGTCCTCGTGAACATAATGAATTTGATAAAACGTTCTGTAATAATGCAACCCTCGTAGTCTGTAAGATAGCACAAAGAATGGAAAATCTTCATGAGTTTAATGAATACGGTAAAACATTTGAGAAGTCCTCCCTCTTGAAACCTAGAGTTCATTTAAAGGTGAAGGGTTATGAGTACATTGATAGAGTGGTTAGTTTCAATAGGAGATCAGACTTCCCTGACACAGGAGATAGAGTATTTGAATATAACAACTTGGGAGAACCTTTCTGGGAGAAGTCCGTTCTTAATATAACTCCAAGAACACACGTAGGAGACAAAGTCCATGAATGTAACGAATGTGGAAAAGCATTCTGCAAAAAGTCAAAACTCACCAAACACCAGAAAATACATCCAAGAGAGAAACcatatgaatgtaaggaatgtgggaaatgcTTCTCTCGGAAATCCCTCCTCACTTTACATCAGAGAatccacacaggagagaaaccctacgAATGTAAGGCCTGTGGGAAATGCTTCTCTAGGAGTTCACACCTCATAATTCATCAGAGgactcacacaggagagaagccctatgaatgtaaggaatgtgggaagtgTTTCTACCATAAGTCCTATCTCACAGTACACCAGAGGATTCACACAGGGGAGAAGCCCTATGAATGTAACCAATGTGGAAAAACCTTCATAAGCAACTCAGTCCTCACAATAcatcagaaaacacacacaggcGAGAAACCCTATGAGTGTCATCAGTGTGGGAAATTCTTCTCCAGAAACTCGTACCTTACAGTACATCTGAGAACTCACACAGGGGAGAAGCCCTACGAATGTGAGCTCTGTGGGAAAACCTTCTGTCACAAGTCAGATGTCACGAAACATGAGAAAACTCACATAGGGGGAAAACCCTATGGATGTAATCAGTGCGGGAAAACCTTTAGTCGTAACTCGGGCCTAAAAGTTCATCAGAGAACTCACACAAaggagaaaccctatgaatgtaacgAGTGTGGGAAATCCTTTTCTGAGAAATCAGTTCTCACAGTACATCAGAGGATACACACAGGCGAGAAACCTTACaagtgtaatgaatgtgggaaaacctTCTACAATAAATCGGACCTCACTAAACACCACAGAACTCACACAggtgagaaaccctatgaatgtaaggaatgtgggaaattcTTCTCTAGGAATTCATACCTTACAGTACACCAGAGAAGTCATACAGGGGAGAAACCCTATGTATGCAAAAAATGTGGGAAAACTTTCTACCTTAAGCCAGACTATATAGTACATAAGAGAACACACAGAGGGGAGAAATCCTATCACTGTAATCAGTGTGGGAAGACTTTCACTTGCAGTTCAGTCCTCAGATCACATCAGAGGACTCACACAGGTGAGAAGCCCTATGAATGTAACGAGTGTGGGAAATCATTTTCAGAGAAATCTGTTCTCACTGTACATCAGAGGATACACACAGGGGAGAAACCTTATAAGTGTAACGAATGTGGGAAGTCCTTCTATCATAAGTCAGATCTCACTAAGCATCAGagaacacacacaggagagaaaccctatgagtgTAAGCATTGTGGGAAAACCTTCAGTTGCAACTCAGGCCTCAAAGTACATCAGAGAAGACACGTaagagagaaaccctatgaatgtattGAGTGCGAGGTAACTGCCAAGAAATCAGTTATCACAGTACATCCAAGGTtacacacagaggaagaaaactaG